One genomic window of [Clostridium] scindens ATCC 35704 includes the following:
- a CDS encoding IS91 family transposase: protein MNILQKIFIEHYEEMIYLQHPRDAIVENVEKMIHCGDPSYGGAMYICPNCGNFKFTAFRCHSRFCPTCGNMYSIDRTTAMSFKIIDVQHRHCVFTIDDSLRPFFLKDRSLLNCLFSAVNSVISRMFHKENKSELFTPGFICVLHTFGRDLKWNPHIHCLVSEGGVGNTLSWRHFKHFNYHFLRDAFQTALLNELHQKIGPAFKKVKSAIYAKDKNGFYVRAMPNKCNPSQVIKYIGRYLGRPVIATSRIDSYDGDFVTFHYNRHEDNKLITETVPVLEFIDRLTQHIPEKHFKMIRYYGIYARHRNSDNFLRKAISREKHNFFLSLNRWRDSILHSFGYDPLKCPNCGKTMLFLELYFNHNPVPLHELYEKAMQKHRCRSPASFSYLPKPLFS, encoded by the coding sequence ATGAATATCTTACAAAAAATTTTTATCGAACATTATGAAGAAATGATTTATCTTCAACATCCTCGTGATGCTATTGTTGAGAATGTAGAAAAAATGATTCATTGTGGCGATCCATCTTATGGTGGCGCCATGTATATTTGTCCCAATTGTGGTAATTTCAAATTTACTGCTTTTCGTTGTCATTCTCGCTTCTGTCCAACTTGTGGTAACATGTATTCCATTGACAGAACTACTGCTATGTCTTTTAAGATTATTGATGTACAACATCGGCATTGTGTTTTTACCATTGATGATTCTTTGCGGCCTTTTTTTCTTAAAGACCGTTCTCTTCTTAACTGCCTTTTTTCGGCAGTCAACAGCGTGATTTCTCGTATGTTCCATAAAGAAAATAAATCTGAATTATTTACTCCTGGATTTATTTGCGTCCTTCATACCTTTGGCAGAGATTTAAAATGGAATCCTCACATTCACTGCCTTGTTTCTGAAGGTGGTGTTGGTAATACTCTTTCCTGGCGACACTTCAAACATTTTAACTATCATTTTTTACGTGATGCGTTCCAAACTGCTCTTTTAAATGAACTCCATCAAAAAATAGGTCCAGCTTTCAAAAAAGTAAAATCTGCTATCTATGCAAAAGATAAAAATGGTTTTTATGTTCGCGCCATGCCTAACAAGTGTAATCCTTCTCAGGTTATCAAATATATCGGTCGTTATCTTGGCAGACCTGTTATTGCTACTTCTCGCATTGATTCTTACGATGGTGATTTTGTCACCTTCCATTACAACCGTCATGAAGACAATAAACTTATTACAGAAACTGTTCCTGTTTTGGAATTCATTGACCGCTTAACACAACACATCCCTGAAAAACATTTTAAAATGATTCGCTATTATGGTATTTACGCTCGTCACCGTAATTCTGACAATTTTTTACGAAAAGCCATTTCCAGAGAAAAACATAACTTTTTTCTTTCACTCAATAGGTGGCGTGATTCAATCTTACATTCTTTTGGTTACGATCCTTTAAAATGTCCGAACTGTGGAAAAACCATGCTATTTTTAGAACTATATTTTAATCATAATCCTGTTCCTTTGCATGAATTATACGAAAAGGCTATGCAAAAACATAGATGTCGTTCGCCTGCCTCGTTTTCATATCTTCCAAAACCTCTTTTCTCATGA
- the greA gene encoding transcription elongation factor GreA translates to MGEQLTRSDVKKIKEEIEYRKLVVRKRELEAVKEARAQGDLSENFEYKAAKQDKNRNESRIRYLERMLKNARIISDDSGEDEVGINNTVEVYFEDDDETETYRLVTSVRGNSLQGLISIESPLGKAIKGRKAGDRVKVKTNGDNGYYVVVKKIEKTTDDSNDTLRKY, encoded by the coding sequence ATGGGAGAGCAGTTAACGCGAAGTGACGTCAAGAAGATAAAGGAAGAGATTGAATACCGGAAGCTGGTGGTCCGCAAGAGGGAACTGGAAGCGGTAAAAGAGGCTCGGGCACAGGGAGACTTAAGCGAGAACTTTGAATACAAGGCAGCGAAGCAGGATAAAAACCGCAACGAAAGCAGGATACGCTATCTGGAGCGGATGCTCAAGAACGCCAGAATCATCTCGGATGATTCCGGGGAAGATGAAGTAGGGATTAATAATACGGTAGAAGTATATTTCGAGGACGATGATGAGACAGAGACCTACCGTCTTGTCACCAGCGTGCGCGGCAATTCCCTACAGGGCCTGATCAGCATAGAATCCCCGCTGGGGAAGGCCATCAAAGGTCGAAAGGCGGGAGACCGCGTAAAGGTTAAGACCAATGGCGACAATGGATATTACGTGGTGGTCAAGAAGATAGAGAAGACTACGGATGATTCCAATGATACCCTAAGAAAATATTAA
- a CDS encoding aldo/keto reductase: MTQRMELAKDYTISRVLNGCWQLSKGHSLQGSLDLKDVMKAFHMLVEQGFTTFDCADIYTGAEEFIGQFVTELKNGHGFSADDIQIHTKYVPDINYLSQVNYEFTEKIIDRSLMRLNRDTLDLVQFHWWDYDVPGCIETAGDLMRLKEKGKIRNIGVTNFDTAHLKELVDAGIPVVSMQAQYSVFDRRTERKMLDYCKENDIKLLCYGTLSGGFLAEKWMGRKAAEPETRSQVKYLQIIEDSLGWDGYQELLVLLKGIAEKYDASISNVATKYILSQDGVAGAIVGVRNSRHVESNAQIFKFELAEDDIHAIRTFLKQFPTPQGEPFELERTVGSKYRNIMHMNITKE; the protein is encoded by the coding sequence ATGACACAGAGAATGGAATTAGCCAAGGATTATACGATCAGCAGGGTGTTAAATGGCTGCTGGCAGTTATCAAAAGGCCACAGCCTGCAGGGCAGCCTGGATCTTAAGGATGTTATGAAGGCGTTTCACATGCTGGTAGAGCAAGGATTTACGACGTTTGACTGTGCGGATATCTACACAGGCGCGGAGGAATTCATCGGCCAGTTTGTAACGGAACTCAAGAACGGCCATGGCTTTTCCGCTGACGATATCCAGATACATACGAAATATGTGCCGGATATTAATTACTTAAGCCAGGTAAACTATGAATTTACTGAAAAGATCATCGACCGGAGCCTGATGCGCCTGAACCGGGACACCCTGGATCTGGTGCAGTTCCACTGGTGGGACTATGATGTGCCGGGATGTATCGAGACCGCAGGCGACCTGATGCGCTTAAAAGAAAAGGGAAAAATCCGCAACATCGGCGTGACCAACTTTGATACGGCACATTTAAAAGAACTGGTGGATGCCGGAATTCCGGTAGTCTCCATGCAGGCGCAGTATTCCGTATTTGACCGCCGTACGGAGCGGAAAATGCTGGACTACTGCAAAGAAAATGATATCAAGCTATTATGCTACGGAACCCTCTCCGGCGGATTCCTGGCAGAGAAATGGATGGGCAGGAAAGCCGCGGAGCCCGAGACCCGTTCCCAAGTAAAATACCTTCAGATCATCGAAGATTCTCTGGGCTGGGATGGTTACCAGGAATTGCTTGTACTTCTAAAGGGAATTGCGGAAAAATATGACGCCAGCATTTCCAATGTCGCAACCAAGTACATCCTAAGCCAGGACGGCGTTGCCGGCGCTATCGTAGGAGTCCGCAACAGCAGGCACGTAGAATCCAACGCGCAGATATTCAAGTTTGAACTGGCAGAGGACGATATTCACGCAATCCGCACGTTCCTTAAGCAATTTCCGACTCCACAGGGCGAGCCGTTTGAGTTAGAGCGTACCGTAGGCTCAAAATACCGTAATATTATGCATATGAATATCACGAAAGAGTGA
- a CDS encoding TIGR04076 family protein translates to MKHDEFTLYDLKVEVIASDKPMVCSHKEGDYFLVIGENLVFPQTTSFSMYSLAALLPLLPAKQRELHENDWMLSDSVIACPDPNCGARFKITRIGKRTFSHADCTVEDIYKGNED, encoded by the coding sequence ATGAAGCATGATGAATTTACATTGTACGATTTAAAGGTCGAGGTTATCGCCTCAGACAAGCCCATGGTATGCAGCCATAAGGAAGGGGACTACTTCCTGGTCATCGGAGAAAATCTGGTCTTTCCGCAGACCACCTCATTTTCCATGTATTCCCTTGCCGCCCTGCTTCCGCTTCTTCCGGCTAAGCAAAGAGAACTGCATGAAAATGACTGGATGCTCTCGGATAGCGTGATCGCTTGTCCGGATCCCAATTGCGGCGCACGTTTTAAGATTACGCGGATCGGTAAGCGGACATTCAGCCACGCCGACTGTACTGTGGAAGATATTTATAAGGGAAATGAAGACTAA
- a CDS encoding AraC family transcriptional regulator: MHYLDYNEKRQHGTNDFPLAYYDIDQHHPRYTMPFHWHQETELLHICKGNMRIYLNDKEFLAHAGDLIYIAGGVIHGGEPENCIYECLVFDPTTLLMHTHAVRQYLRKTEYEQLSIHEHFSCLSSDLSVCLHSLFSAARIRFSGWEMSVLGGLFQFYGILFREGYFKKKTDTPVRIRHLKIQQLKPVLEYIEGNYSQPITLDTLSRIAGMSPKYFCRIFRTVIHRTPIDYLNYYRIEKACYLLETEDLSITEVAYHCGFNDSSYFIRCFKKYKQITPTKYLKKQ; the protein is encoded by the coding sequence ATGCACTATTTGGATTATAATGAAAAAAGACAACATGGAACTAACGACTTTCCCCTCGCTTATTATGATATTGACCAACATCATCCCCGTTATACAATGCCATTTCATTGGCATCAAGAAACTGAACTTCTACATATATGTAAAGGTAATATGCGAATCTACCTTAATGACAAAGAATTCCTTGCTCATGCCGGGGATCTGATTTATATTGCAGGAGGGGTAATTCACGGAGGGGAACCTGAAAACTGTATCTATGAATGTCTTGTGTTTGATCCTACTACACTTTTAATGCATACCCATGCAGTGCGTCAATATCTGAGAAAAACCGAATATGAACAGCTCTCCATACACGAACATTTTAGTTGCCTATCTTCTGATCTATCAGTCTGTCTTCATTCTCTGTTCTCCGCAGCCCGAATCCGTTTTTCTGGTTGGGAAATGAGTGTTCTTGGTGGACTATTCCAATTTTATGGCATTCTCTTTCGTGAAGGTTATTTTAAAAAAAAGACAGATACGCCCGTACGTATCCGTCATCTAAAAATCCAACAGTTAAAACCTGTTTTAGAATACATAGAAGGCAATTACTCTCAACCAATTACTTTAGATACTCTTTCCCGAATTGCCGGTATGTCCCCAAAATATTTCTGTCGTATATTTCGTACTGTCATTCACCGTACGCCTATCGACTATCTCAACTATTATCGTATTGAAAAGGCTTGCTATTTATTAGAAACAGAAGATCTTTCTATTACAGAAGTCGCTTATCATTGCGGTTTTAATGATAGCAGTTATTTTATCAGATGTTTCAAAAAATATAAGCAAATCACTCCAACAAAATACTTAAAAAAACAATAA
- a CDS encoding L-fucose isomerase codes for MGKNRLIGSYPVIGIRPTIDGRRGYLNVRETLEEQTMKMARAAAELFENNLKYSNGEAVKTVIADTTIGGVAEAADCADKFRKEGVEITLTVTPCWCYGAETMDMDASTIKAVWGFNGTERPGAVYLASVLATHAQKGLPAFGIYGHDVQNADAKEIPEDVKEKLLRFGRAAIAAATMRGKSYLQIGSMCMGIGGSIIDHDFIESYLGMRVESVDEVEIIRRMEEGIYDEKEFLKALSWTKKHCREGFDKNPLETQKTREEKDQDWEFVVKMMCIIKDLMNGNENLPKGCEEEQCGHNALAAGFQGQRQWTDFYPNADFAEALLNTSFDWNGAREPYILATENDVLNGLGMMFMKLLTNRAQIFADVRTYWSPEAVEKATGYQLEGKAKESSGFIHLINSGAACLDASGAVKDESGNAVMKQWFDITENDQDRIMEAVTWNPADFGYFRGGGYSSRFLTDSEMPVTIMRLNLVKGLGPTVQIAEGWTVNLPEKVSDILWKRTDYTWPCTWFVPRVTGEGVFKTAYDVMNNWGANHGAISYGHIGADLITLCSILRIPVSMHNVPEEKIFRPAVWNAFGMDKEGQDYRACATYGPLYK; via the coding sequence ATGGGAAAAAACAGATTGATTGGCAGTTATCCGGTTATTGGAATACGTCCCACGATTGATGGTAGAAGAGGATATCTAAATGTGCGTGAAACTTTAGAAGAACAGACAATGAAAATGGCTCGTGCAGCAGCAGAGCTCTTTGAAAACAATCTGAAATATTCTAACGGAGAGGCCGTAAAGACTGTGATTGCGGATACGACTATTGGTGGCGTAGCTGAGGCTGCCGACTGCGCAGACAAGTTTAGAAAAGAGGGAGTAGAAATTACACTAACTGTCACGCCTTGTTGGTGCTACGGGGCAGAAACCATGGATATGGATGCCTCAACTATTAAAGCAGTTTGGGGATTCAACGGAACGGAACGACCAGGCGCGGTATATTTAGCAAGTGTATTGGCAACCCATGCTCAAAAGGGGCTTCCGGCCTTTGGAATTTACGGTCATGATGTACAAAATGCTGATGCAAAGGAGATTCCAGAAGATGTCAAAGAAAAATTGCTTCGTTTTGGCAGGGCGGCAATAGCTGCAGCTACTATGAGAGGAAAATCTTATCTTCAGATAGGTTCTATGTGTATGGGAATCGGAGGATCTATCATTGATCATGATTTTATCGAATCATATCTTGGAATGCGTGTGGAATCTGTTGATGAAGTTGAAATTATTCGTCGTATGGAAGAGGGGATTTATGATGAAAAAGAATTTCTGAAGGCACTTTCCTGGACAAAAAAACACTGCAGGGAAGGTTTTGATAAAAATCCACTAGAAACACAAAAAACAAGAGAAGAGAAGGATCAAGATTGGGAATTTGTAGTCAAGATGATGTGTATTATTAAAGATCTGATGAATGGAAACGAAAATCTTCCGAAAGGATGTGAAGAAGAACAGTGTGGACATAATGCACTTGCTGCAGGATTCCAGGGACAGAGACAGTGGACAGATTTTTACCCCAATGCAGATTTTGCAGAAGCTCTTTTAAATACTTCATTTGACTGGAATGGGGCAAGAGAGCCGTATATTTTGGCAACAGAAAATGATGTGCTAAACGGTTTGGGTATGATGTTCATGAAACTCCTTACAAATCGTGCACAGATTTTTGCGGATGTACGGACTTACTGGAGTCCTGAAGCAGTGGAAAAAGCTACAGGATATCAGCTGGAAGGGAAGGCGAAAGAGTCATCAGGATTTATACATTTGATTAATTCTGGTGCAGCATGTTTGGATGCCAGTGGTGCAGTAAAGGACGAAAGTGGAAATGCTGTAATGAAACAGTGGTTTGATATTACAGAAAACGATCAGGATAGGATCATGGAAGCTGTGACATGGAATCCGGCGGATTTTGGATATTTCCGTGGTGGGGGATATTCTTCTCGTTTTTTAACGGATTCTGAGATGCCAGTGACTATTATGCGTCTTAACTTAGTAAAGGGATTAGGGCCAACAGTGCAGATTGCGGAAGGATGGACAGTAAATCTTCCAGAAAAAGTATCAGATATTCTCTGGAAACGAACGGATTACACTTGGCCATGTACCTGGTTTGTACCGAGAGTTACGGGAGAGGGAGTTTTTAAGACTGCCTATGATGTAATGAACAATTGGGGAGCGAACCATGGAGCCATCAGCTATGGACATATAGGAGCGGATTTGATTACCCTTTGTTCCATATTACGTATTCCTGTTTCCATGCATAATGTACCAGAAGAAAAAATATTCCGTCCTGCTGTTTGGAATGCTTTTGGGATGGATAAAGAAGGACAGGATTATCGGGCGTGTGCTACATATGGGCCGTTATATAAGTAA
- a CDS encoding Gfo/Idh/MocA family protein encodes MYQVTAILIGAGLRGAKAYATYAKEYPANFRIKAVAEPNDVRRESFAKEYEISDEFCFKDYKEVLERPKFADCVLVCTQDHEHFEPVMLALRKGYHVLCEKPMSVEREEMLLMEKAAAEYDRVLSVCHVLRYSPFFKKIKSLLQEEIIGKLINIRHTENVGFWHYAHSFVRGNWRNKELSCPIIMAKCCHDLDILLWLAGSRCSKIQSFGDLTFFRTDNAPNEAPKYCMDGCPHMESCPYYAPRFYLEHPKAVEDKLIYAVSEEIDSDRVMEKLASGPYGRCVFYCDNNVCDHQIVNIEFENGVRADFTMSAFSKECFREILLMGTKGQIWGNMEKGEIIVDDFVSGSRTNIQVHTPEGGHSGSDTAMMREFTALIANDGKGIRTTDVSVSVDSHLMALAAEESRQYAKIIDFREFRGRTS; translated from the coding sequence ATGTATCAAGTGACTGCAATTTTAATCGGCGCGGGACTTAGAGGCGCGAAAGCATATGCAACATACGCAAAAGAATATCCCGCCAATTTTCGTATTAAAGCTGTGGCAGAACCTAATGATGTACGCAGAGAATCCTTTGCAAAAGAGTATGAAATTTCGGATGAATTTTGTTTTAAAGATTACAAAGAAGTCCTGGAACGACCTAAGTTTGCAGACTGTGTTTTAGTGTGCACTCAAGATCATGAGCACTTTGAACCGGTTATGCTGGCGCTCCGCAAGGGATACCATGTACTGTGCGAAAAACCGATGTCAGTAGAACGAGAAGAAATGTTGCTTATGGAAAAAGCGGCTGCCGAATATGACAGAGTTCTGTCAGTATGCCATGTCCTAAGATACTCTCCGTTTTTTAAGAAGATAAAGAGTCTGCTTCAAGAAGAGATTATCGGAAAATTGATTAACATAAGGCATACCGAGAATGTTGGTTTTTGGCATTACGCACATAGTTTTGTAAGAGGAAACTGGAGGAACAAAGAACTTTCATGTCCGATTATTATGGCAAAATGTTGCCATGATCTGGATATTCTTCTTTGGCTTGCAGGAAGCCGCTGCTCTAAGATACAATCTTTTGGTGATCTAACATTTTTCAGGACCGATAATGCTCCAAATGAGGCGCCAAAGTATTGTATGGATGGATGCCCTCATATGGAATCATGCCCCTACTATGCTCCGCGATTTTATTTGGAACATCCAAAAGCGGTTGAAGATAAATTGATCTATGCAGTAAGTGAAGAGATAGATTCAGACAGGGTAATGGAGAAACTGGCATCTGGCCCTTATGGAAGATGCGTATTTTACTGTGATAATAATGTATGTGACCATCAGATTGTTAATATTGAGTTTGAAAATGGGGTACGGGCAGATTTCACGATGTCAGCTTTTTCGAAGGAATGTTTTAGGGAGATTTTGCTTATGGGAACAAAAGGCCAGATATGGGGAAACATGGAAAAAGGAGAAATTATTGTGGATGATTTTGTCTCAGGCAGCCGAACCAATATTCAAGTACATACACCCGAAGGAGGGCACAGTGGAAGCGATACTGCAATGATGAGAGAATTTACTGCTTTGATCGCTAATGATGGAAAAGGGATCAGGACGACTGACGTTTCCGTTTCGGTAGACAGTCATCTTATGGCATTGGCAGCAGAAGAATCAAGACAATATGCAAAAATAATTGATTTTAGGGAGTTTAGAGGAAGGACTTCATGA
- a CDS encoding ABC transporter substrate-binding protein — MRVFRNWKRYFEAVIIIVCMIIIGGCSKKEEQECVEITLVHGYGGTLESYKMMQEIYNGFSEKNPDIKLNCIEYMNNEIAVEKANDMLAVGEIPDIVSTNSLSYYVDNAIKAGMALNLMPYLEADPEWKRQIHPSVFETWETDDGRIYTIPDALELSGYWYNKKYLEEAGVLDKEGNISIPKTWDDFMNMVEKLQNWIDQSGQDISVFSLEEEQLTEFLFLARLAGDGQSGLASAQDPVNGINKEAVEHVVADLARLNQYSCPVENIESARQRFIEGKTVIYFNGVWESEALEQSKLSDDYDCAAYPSNDGRSISYVSPPSGYVLAKQQDKKKEEACIRFLKYMLSDEVQKRIVLETGQAPCNPKIGMNDLPNNVKLLSKAVDAVNKGDEQIKTITSAWEYDKWKVVDDYLEQSMSNGSKLNKMLEELDAK; from the coding sequence ATGAGGGTATTTAGAAATTGGAAAAGATATTTTGAAGCAGTAATAATCATTGTATGTATGATAATAATTGGAGGATGTAGTAAAAAAGAAGAACAGGAATGTGTAGAGATTACCCTTGTGCATGGGTATGGAGGAACGCTGGAAAGCTATAAGATGATGCAGGAAATATACAATGGTTTTTCAGAGAAAAATCCGGATATTAAGCTAAACTGTATTGAATATATGAATAATGAAATTGCAGTAGAGAAAGCAAATGATATGCTTGCAGTGGGAGAAATTCCGGATATTGTCAGTACAAACAGTCTGTCTTATTATGTGGATAATGCGATAAAGGCTGGAATGGCTTTAAATTTAATGCCGTATTTAGAGGCAGATCCTGAATGGAAAAGACAAATTCATCCTTCTGTATTTGAAACATGGGAAACTGATGATGGAAGGATATATACGATTCCAGATGCTTTGGAATTAAGTGGATATTGGTATAATAAAAAGTATTTGGAAGAGGCGGGGGTATTGGACAAAGAGGGAAATATAAGTATACCCAAAACATGGGATGATTTTATGAATATGGTGGAGAAACTTCAGAACTGGATTGATCAGTCAGGACAAGATATTTCGGTATTTTCACTTGAAGAAGAACAATTGACAGAATTTTTATTTTTAGCAAGGCTTGCAGGGGATGGCCAATCGGGGTTGGCATCAGCACAAGATCCTGTAAATGGAATAAATAAAGAAGCCGTAGAACATGTTGTTGCAGATCTGGCACGATTGAATCAGTACTCCTGTCCGGTAGAGAATATAGAGAGTGCTCGGCAGCGATTTATTGAAGGAAAGACGGTGATTTACTTTAATGGAGTATGGGAATCAGAAGCGTTGGAACAAAGTAAGCTAAGCGATGATTATGATTGTGCTGCTTACCCTTCAAATGATGGACGTAGTATTAGTTACGTTTCACCTCCTTCGGGGTATGTTTTGGCAAAACAGCAGGATAAAAAGAAAGAGGAAGCGTGTATACGTTTTCTTAAGTATATGCTTAGTGATGAAGTGCAAAAGAGAATTGTTTTAGAGACAGGCCAGGCTCCGTGTAACCCTAAAATAGGTATGAATGATCTTCCGAATAATGTGAAACTTTTAAGCAAGGCAGTTGATGCAGTTAATAAAGGTGATGAACAGATAAAAACGATTACCAGTGCATGGGAATATGACAAATGGAAGGTTGTGGATGATTATTTGGAACAAAGTATGAGTAATGGTTCTAAGTTGAATAAAATGTTAGAAGAACTTGATGCAAAATAG
- a CDS encoding sensor histidine kinase produces the protein MKKEEKDKKKYSLRIRMLEINVGIALVSFLLCGVLFICSVSWVIGKYIDHDLDFFLKEAGENIEKRMEYMTEVLNELRSSELLMEYLRDGGNTYSLEKVRQAFSEAVDINNSSNRGDEGMPLVDCVYLFRNSGEYITDFYYAIVPGDQEKSDQIIANVWKVYRDTRDNEIGFETYCYRDGKSLYLACPILNDSLEEQGSLVFRLNIKTIYSLMNQVGDYRGGVCAIYTKKGNILETYPKNVDLLGKDWKEVSHNTPYIGKIGEEKYRLYNHELCMDLRVAIGIPENYAIKILYDSIDIYVVGIIAIIIAGILSFGVFTIKMTSPIEEVNEKLKLVGQRNFQAKLPDYDSKEFHAISCGFNQMTKEIDYLVNEVYEKQILIKEMELKFLQTQMNPHFMFNVLNALALQAQIDGNRELSKKISTFSQLIQAKIYRSDTEKVQIKQELEYVKYYLEIQEFRYENNLTYSIQMEKGVEEYYIPKLCIQLVVENAIVHGLEPKLGKGNVEVDIRKEDEHICICVNDNGIGFDMDGEVLLPLKAKEADKVHNRVGLNNVNNIIKLMYGNEFGIHIFSKKGKGVRVTIYLPTDIGEEI, from the coding sequence ATGAAGAAAGAGGAAAAGGATAAAAAGAAATATTCTCTGCGAATCAGGATGTTAGAAATTAATGTGGGGATTGCTTTGGTTAGTTTCCTGTTATGTGGAGTATTGTTTATATGTTCTGTCAGTTGGGTAATAGGAAAATATATTGACCATGATTTGGATTTTTTCTTGAAAGAAGCAGGAGAAAATATAGAAAAAAGAATGGAATATATGACAGAAGTCCTGAATGAATTGCGCTCCTCAGAACTATTAATGGAGTATTTGAGAGATGGAGGGAATACATACAGTTTGGAAAAAGTTAGACAAGCATTTTCAGAGGCTGTGGATATCAATAATTCGTCTAACCGTGGGGATGAAGGAATGCCGTTGGTGGATTGTGTCTATCTTTTCCGAAATAGCGGCGAATATATAACAGATTTTTATTACGCTATAGTTCCGGGGGATCAAGAAAAGAGTGATCAGATCATTGCAAATGTGTGGAAGGTATATAGGGATACTAGGGACAATGAAATTGGCTTTGAAACTTATTGCTATAGAGATGGAAAGAGTTTATATTTAGCATGCCCTATTTTAAATGATTCTTTGGAGGAGCAGGGCAGTCTTGTATTTCGATTAAATATAAAGACTATATACAGTCTAATGAATCAAGTTGGTGATTACAGAGGGGGAGTTTGCGCAATATATACAAAGAAAGGGAATATTCTGGAAACGTATCCTAAAAATGTGGATTTATTAGGGAAAGATTGGAAAGAAGTTTCACATAATACTCCGTATATAGGAAAGATTGGAGAGGAGAAATACAGATTGTATAATCATGAACTGTGTATGGACCTCCGAGTTGCCATAGGGATACCAGAGAATTATGCAATTAAGATATTGTATGATTCTATAGATATTTATGTAGTCGGAATTATAGCGATCATTATAGCTGGGATACTTAGTTTTGGAGTGTTTACAATTAAGATGACAAGTCCTATTGAAGAAGTCAATGAAAAATTGAAGCTAGTTGGACAGAGAAATTTTCAAGCAAAACTTCCAGATTATGATAGTAAGGAGTTTCATGCAATCAGTTGTGGATTTAATCAGATGACAAAAGAAATAGACTATCTGGTAAATGAAGTGTATGAAAAACAGATACTGATAAAAGAAATGGAGCTGAAATTTCTTCAAACCCAAATGAATCCTCATTTTATGTTTAATGTATTAAATGCATTAGCGCTACAAGCACAGATAGACGGGAATCGGGAGTTAAGTAAAAAGATATCCACATTTTCACAGTTGATACAAGCAAAAATTTATCGGAGTGATACTGAGAAAGTTCAGATAAAACAAGAACTAGAATATGTCAAATACTATTTAGAGATTCAGGAATTTAGATATGAAAACAATTTAACATATTCGATTCAAATGGAAAAAGGAGTTGAGGAATATTACATACCCAAACTATGTATTCAATTAGTGGTAGAAAATGCAATAGTACATGGTTTGGAACCGAAACTTGGAAAAGGAAATGTCGAAGTAGATATAAGAAAAGAAGATGAACATATATGCATTTGTGTAAATGATAATGGAATCGGATTTGATATGGATGGAGAAGTTCTGCTACCTTTGAAAGCAAAAGAGGCGGATAAAGTGCATAATAGAGTAGGACTTAATAATGTAAACAATATTATCAAATTAATGTATGGAAATGAATTTGGGATACATATTTTTTCTAAAAAGGGAAAAGGAGTAAGAGTAACGATATACCTTCCTACTGATATTGGAGAGGAGATATAA